The proteins below are encoded in one region of Scatophagus argus isolate fScaArg1 chromosome 24, fScaArg1.pri, whole genome shotgun sequence:
- the LOC124055590 gene encoding dedicator of cytokinesis protein 9-like isoform X1 — translation MQGRAGKAPRREMVIESPQQYKSLAEIEAEVEAGSQVAAVKPKIIEPLDYENVILQRKTQIISDVLRDMLQFPTDDFLISTLRRQGRTLFSTVPETAEKEAHSLFVQECIKTYKSDWHVVNYKYEEYSGDFRQLPNKVLRPEKLAAHLFEVDEDVEKHEDTASLGSQKGGVSKHGWLYKGNMNSAISVTMRSFKRRYFHLAQLGDGSYNLNFYKDENTSKEPKGTIFLDSCMGVVQNSKVRRFAFELKMQDKSTFLLAADSEAEMEEWIGMLNKILHSSFEQAMQEKRNGDLHDDEEHGKTDLCSGNFQDSFQTARDIESKMRSEARLKLFTLDPDTQKLDFSGIEPDVRQFEEKFGKRVLVSCHDLSFNLQGCVAENEEGPTTNVEPFYVVLSLFDVQNSRKISADFHVDLNHPLVRQMTSSCSRQDLHINGSGDDALSGHRQASGLPEGALQYPRQGIFSVTCPHPEIFLVARIEKVLQGGITHCTEPYMKSSDSAKMAQKVLKNAKTACSRLGQYRMPFAWAARPVFKDASGTLDKGARFSALYRQDSSKLSDEDMFKLLTDFRKPEKMAKLPVLLGNLDVTIDSVAPDVTNCVTSSYIPVKNIEGNGPGSTLLEVEEFVPCIAKCSQPFTIYKNHLYVYPKHLKYDGQKSFAKARNIAVCIEFKDSDEDDAPPLKCIYGRPGGPLFTKQAYAAVLHHQQNPEFYDEIKIELPTQLHEKHHLLFTFYHVSCDSNSKKKDLVETPVGSAWLPLLRDGRVIMNEQQLSVAANLPAGYLSSQDGVNKHSGSEIKWVDGGKSLFKVSTHLVSTVYTQDQHLHNFFHHCQSMKMSEQASEGELVKYLKSLHAMEGHVMVNFLPTILHQLFCVLTRATHEDVAVNVTRVMVHIVAQCHEEGLEHYLRSYVKFVFKPEPYSSNDVKTVHEELAKAMTAILKPSTDFLTSNKLLKHSWYFFEALVKSMAHYLIEYNKVKLSRNQRFSASFYHAVETLVNMLMPHITQKYKDNLDAARNANHSLAVFIKRCFTFMDRGFVFKQINNYMNCFVPGDPKTLYEFKFEFLRVVCNHEHYVPLNLPMPFGKGRIQRFQDLQLDYSLTDDFCRNHFLVGLLMREVGGALQEFREIRQIAVQVLKGMMIKHTFDDRYAAKSQQARLATLYLPLFGLLQENVHRLDIKDSALLSNHSNPREDSLVTSSMVTPQKPGSCIENALHKDVFGVISGTASPHSSTPNVSSVHHADSRGSLVSTDSGNSLLDKSSDKTNSLEKERFTRRHSVNVPPLPLDPEDRLPAVNRATKRVTMDFSLLSVPLPDRLQDSDSDNDKQAAGHRVDGNHEENIPLQNQCASALGSTVLRCDKLDQDEVKNLLMCFLHILKSMSEEALFTYWNKAAPSELMDFFTLIEVCLHQFRYMGKRFIVRSQEGAGPVAADRKSLTLPVSRNRAGILHARLQQLGSLENAHTFNNMYSHTDADVNSQCLLEANVSTEVCLTVLDTLSIFIMGFKTQLNADLGHNPLMKKVFQVHLCFLQIPQSEAALKQVFTSLRTFIYKFPCTFFDGRADMCASLCYEILKCCNSKLSSIRSDAAHLLYFLMKSNFDYTGRKSFVRTHLQVVIAVSQLIADVIGIGGTRFQQSLSIINNCANSDKNIKHTAFPSDVKDLTKRIRTVLMATEQMKEHENDPEMLVDLQYSLAKSYTSTPELRKTWLDSMARIHNKNGDLSEAAMCYVHVAALVAEYLWRKGMFRQGCSAFRVITPNIDEEAAMMEDVGMQDVHFSEEVLMELLEECADGLWKAERYELIADVYRLIIPIYEQRRDFEKLTHLYDTLHRAYTKVMEVMHTGKRLLGTYFRVAFFGQAAGFFEDEDGKEYIYKEPKFTPLSEISQRLLKLYSDKFGQENVKIIQDSGRVNPKDLDNKYAYIQVTHVTPYLDDKELEDRKTDFEKSHNIRRFVFETPFTVSGKKQGGVEEQCKRRTILTTTHCFPYVKKRIAVMYQHQTDLSPIEVAIDEMSAKVSELRLLCSATEVDMIRLQLKLQGSISVQVNAGPLAYARAFLDDTSAKKFPDNKVKQLKEVFRQFVDACGQALGVNEQLIKEDQQEYHDEMKANYKDLTRELSNIMHEQINPVEDGTRSTLSDSMGIFNAISGTPTSANPHGSTTIL, via the exons ATCTCCACCCTGAGGCGCCAGGGCCGGACTCTGTTCTCCACCGTGCCAGAGACCGCTGAGAAAGAAGCTCACTCACTGTTTGTCCAAGAG tgtatCAAAACCTACAAGTCCGACTGGCATGTGGTCAATTACAAGTATGAGGAATATTCTGGAGACTTCCGCCAGCTCCCAAA TAAGGTGTTGAGACCCGAGAAACTGGCAGCTCACCTGTTTGAGGTGGATGAAGATGTGGAAAAACATGAG gacacAGCCTCCCTCGGATCGCAGAAGGGAGGAGTGTCTAAACATGGCTGGCTGTACAAAGGCAACATGAACAGCGCAATCAGTGTTACCATGCGG TCCTTCAAGAGGAGGTACTTCCATCTGGCCCAGCTGGGAGATGGATCCTACAACCTCAACTTCTACAAGGATGAGAACACCTCCAAGGAGCCCAAAGGAACCATCTTCCTTGACTCATGCATGGGTGTTGTTCAG AACAGCAAAGTGCGTCGCTTTGCCTTTGAGCTGAAGATGCAGGATAAGAGCACGTTCCTCCTGGCTGCAGACAGCGAAGCGGAGATGGAGGAGTGGATCGGCATGCTGAACAAGATTCTCCACAGCAGCTTTGAACAGGCCATGCAGGAGAAGAGGAACGGAGACCTGCACGATG ATGAGGAGCATGGAAAAACAGACCTTTGCTCCGGAAATTTTCAAGACAGCTTTCAG ACTGCCAGAGATATTGAGTCCAAAATGAGGAGTGAAGCTCGCCTGAAACTGTTCACTCTGGACCCTGACACTCAG AAACTGGATTTCTCTGGCATTGAGCCTGATGTGCGGCAGTTTGAAGAAAAGTTTGGGAAGAGAGTCCTGGTCAGCTGTCATGACCTGTCTTTCAACCTGCAGGGCTGTGTTGCAGAGAATGAAGAGGGACCAACAACTAAT GTGGAGCCTTTCTATGTGGTCCTGTCCCTGTTCGACGTCCAGAACAGCAGAAAGATCTCCGCTGACTTCCACGTGGATCTCAACCACCCGTTGGTCCGACAAATGACAAGCTCTTGTAGCAGACAAGACTTGCACATCAATGGCAGTGGTGATGATGCCCTTTCTGGCCACAGGCAGGCCAGTGGGCTCCCAGAGGGGGCTCTCCAGTACCCCAGACAGGGCATCTTCTCAGTCACATGCCCCCATCCGGAGATCTTCCTGGTGGCCAGGATCGAGAAGGTCTTGCAGGGTGGGATCACCCACTGCACTGAGCCCTACATGAAGAGCTCAGACTCTGCCAAG ATGGCTCAAAAGGTGCTGAAGAATGCGAAAACAGCCTGCAGCAGACTGGGACAGTACAGGATGCCGTTTGCTTGGGCTGCAAG GCCTGTGTTCAAAGATGCATCAGGAACTTTGGACAAAGGCGCTCGCTTCTCAGCTCTTTACAGACAGGACAGCAGCAAGCTGTCAGATGAGGACATGTTCAAACTGCTTACTGACTTCAGAAA ACCAGAGAAAATGGCCAAACTTCCTGTGCTCTTGGGGAACTTAGATGTGACTATTGACAGTGTGGCTCCGGATGTAACCA ATTGTGTCACTTCCTCCTACATCCCTGTGAAGAACATTGAAGGCAACGGGCCTGGCAGCACCCTGCTGGAGGTGGAAGAGTTTGTGCCCTGCATCGCTAAGTGCTCCCAGCCATTCACTATCTATAAAAACCACCTCTACGTGTACCCAAAACACCTCAAATATGACGGACAGAAATCTTTTGCTAAG GCGAGGAATATTGCTGTTTGCATTGAATTCAAGGACTCTGATGAGGATGATGCCCCGCCACTGAAG TGCATCTATGGCCGTCCAGGAGGCCCTCTGTTCACGAAACAGGCATATGCTGCAGTCCTGCACCACCAGCAGAACCCTGAGTTTTATGATGAG ATAAAGATAGAGCTGCCTACTCAGCTGCACGAGAAGCATCACCTTCTCTTCACCTTCTATCATGTTAGCTGTGACAGCAACAGCAAGAAGAAAGACCTGGTGGAGACTCCAG TGGGTTCAGCGTGGCTGCCTCTGCTGCGGGATGGCAGGGTCATCATGAATgaacagcagctgtctgtggcTGCCAATCTGCCTGCTGGGTACCTCAGCTCCCAGGATGGCGTCAACAAG CACTCTGGCTCAGAGATCaaatgggtggatggaggaAAAAGCCTGTTCAAAGTCTCAACTCATCTTGTTTCCACAGTTTACACTCAG GATCAGCACTTGCAcaacttcttccaccactgtcaaagcatgaaaatgtcagaacaaGCATCAGAAGGGGAGCTGGTTAAATACCTGAAG agTCTCCATGCGATGGAGGGTCATGTGATGGTCAACTTTCTGCCGACCATCCTCCACCAGCTGTTCTGCGTCCTAACCAGAGCCACACATGAGGATGTGGCTGTCAATGTGACCAG GGTGATGGTTCACATTGTAGCACAGTGCCATGAAGAAGGCCTTGAACATTACTTGAGATCTTATGTCAAG TTTGTGTTTAAGCCAGAGCCTTATTCCTCCAACGATGTAAAAACGGTTCATGAGGAGCTCGCTAAAGCCATGACAGCCATTCTCAAGCCATCCACAGATTTCCTAACTAGCAACAAGCTGCTGAAG CACTCATGGTACTTCTTTGAAGCTCTGGTGAAATCAATGGCTCATTATCTCATAGAGTACAACAAAGTCAAG ctctcccgAAACCAGCGTTTTTCTGCATCGTTCTACCATGCAGTGGAGACACTGGTGAATATGCTGATGCCACACATCACCCAGAAATACAAGGACAACCTGGATGCAGCTCGCAATGCCAACCACAGCCTGGCAGTTTTCATCAAG CGCTGCTTCACCTTCATGGACAGAGGCTTCGTATTCAAACAGATCAACAACTATATGAACTGCTTTGTACCCGGAGACCCCAAG ACTTTGTATGAGTTCAAGTTTGAGTTTCTGCGGGTTGTTTGCAACCATGAGCACTACGTCCCTCTTAATCTGCCCATGCCTTTTGGAAAAGGCAGAATTCAAAGGTTTCAAG ATCTGCAGCTGGACTATTCCCTGACTGATGACTTCTGTCGAAACCACTTCCTGGTGGGGCTGCTGAtgagggaggtgggaggggcTCTCCAGGAGTTTCGAGAGATTCGTCAGATCGCCGTCCAGGTGCTCAAGGGGATGATGATCAAACACACGTTTGATGACCGCTATGCTGCGAAA AGCCAGCAGGCCAGACTTGCCACCCTTTACCTCCCTCTGTTTGGTCTGCTCCAAGAGAATGTCCACAGACTTGACATAAAGGACTCTGCCCTCCTCAGCAACCACAGT AACCCCAGGGAGGACTCCCTGGTGACCAGCTCAATGGTGACTCCTCAGAAACCTGGCAGCTGCATAGAAAATGCTCTTCACAAAGATGTGTTTGGGGTGATCTCTGGAACAG CCTCCCCTCACAGCTCCACCCCCAACGTCAGCTCAGTTCACCATGCAGACTCCAGAGGCTCTCTGGTCTCCACCGACTCTGGAAACAGCCTCCTGGACAAGAGCAGCGACAAGACCAACTCCCTGGAGAAG GAGAGATTTACCAGGAGGCACTCAGTCAATGTGCCCCCTCTCCCACTGGACCCTGAGGACCGACTTCCAGCTGTGAACCGTGCAACTAAGCGGGTCACCATGGacttctccctcctctctgtgccCCTGCCTGATCGGCTGCAGGACAGTGACAGTGATAATGACAAACAAGCTGCAGGCCATAGGGTGGACGGAAATCATGAGGAAAACATACCTCTACAA aACCAGTGTGCGTCAGCCCTTGGCAGCACTGTGCTGCGCTGTGACAAACTGGACCAGGACGAGGTCAAAAATCTCCTCATGTGCTTTCTGCACATCCTCAAGAGCATGTCAGAGG AGGCCCTTTTTACATACTGGAACAAAGCAGCTCCCTCAGAACTAATGGACTTCTTCACATTAATTGA AGTCTGCCTTCATCAGTTCAGATACATGGGGAAGAGATTCATCGTCAG GAGCCAGGAGGGTGCAGGGCCTGTcgctgcagacaggaagtctctGACTCTGCCTGTGTCTCGTAACAGGGCGGGGATCCTGCATGCCCGCCTTCAGCAGCTGGGAAGTCTGGAGAACGCTCACACCTTTAACAACA TGTATTCTCATACGGACGCAGACGTGAACAGCCAATGCCTGCTGGAGGCCAATGTGTCGACAGAGGTCTGTCTGACTGTGCTGGACACGCTCAGCATCTTCATCATGGGCTTTAAG ACTCAGCTGAATGCCGATCTGGGTCACAACCCCCTGATGAAGAAGGTTTTCCAGGTCCATCTGTGTTTCCTGCAGATCCCTCAGTCTGAAGCCGCCCTCAAACAGGTCTTCACCTCACTCAGGACTTTCATCTACAAG TTCCCCTGTACCTTCTTTGACGGCCGGGCCGACATGTGCGCCTCTCTATGCTATGAAATCCTCAAGTGCTGTAACTCCAAGCTGAGCTCTATACGCAGCGATGCCGCCCATCTTCTCTACTTCCTCATGAAAAGCAACTTTGACTATACCGGACGCAAGTCTTTTGTACGAACACACCTGCAG GTGGTCattgctgtcagtcagctgattgCTGATGTCATTGGCATTGGGGGTACCCGTTTCCAGCAGTCTCTCTCCATCATTAACAACTGTGCCAACAGTGACAAGAACATCAAG cacacagcattTCCATCAGACGTGAAGGACCTGACAAAGCGCATCAGGACGGTGCTGATGGCCACAGAGCAGATGAAGGAGCACGAGAACGACCCGGAGATGCTAGTGGACCTCCAGTACAGCTTGGCCAAGTCCTACACCAGCACACCTGAGCTCCGCAAGACTTGGCTGGACAGCATGGCGCGTATCCACAACAAGAACGGAGATCTTTCTgag GCGGCCATGTGTTATGTGCATGTTGCTGCCTTGGTAGCTGAGTACTTATGGAGGAAAG GCATGTTCAGGCAGGGCTGCTCGGCTTTCCGCGTCATCACTCCCAACATCGACGAGGAGGCAGCCATGATGGAGGACGTAGGGATGCAGGATGTTCACTTCAGTGAG gaggTGCTGATGGAGCTGTTGGAGGAGTGTGCTGATGGCCTCTGGAAGGCGGAGCGTTATGAGCTCATCGCTGATGTCTACAGGCTCATCATCCCCATCTACGAGCAGCGCAGAGACTTTGAG AAACTGACACATCTGTATGATACCCTCCACCGTGCCTACACTAAAGTGATGGAGGTGATGCATACTGGCAAAAGGCTACTGGGCACGTACTTCAGAGTGGCTTTCTTTGGACAG GCTGCG GGCTTCTTTGAGGATGAAGATGGAAAGGAATACATTTACAAGGAGCCAAAGTTCACTCCGCTGTCAGAGATTTCCCAAAGGCTCCTGAAGCTCTACTCTGACAAGTTTGGCCAGGAGAATGTGAAGATCATTCAGGACTCCGGCAGG GTCAACCCTAAGGACCTGGACAACAAGTATGCCTACATCCAGGTGACCCACGTCACACCCTACTTGGATGACAAAGAGCTGGAGGACCGGAAGACCGACTTTGAGAAGAGCCACAACATCCGGCGCTTTGTGTTTGAGACACCGTTCACAGTGTCGGGCAAGAAGcaaggaggggtggaggagcAGTGTAAACGGCGGACCATTCTCACCA CTACCCACTGTTTCCCGTATGTGAAGAAGCGTATAGCAGTTATGTACCAGCACCAGACTGACCTGAGCCCTATCGAGGTGGCCATAGATGAGATGAGTGCCAAGGTGTCCGAGCTGAGACTCctgtgctctgccactgaggtgGATATGATTCGTCTGCAGCTCAAACTGCAAGGCAGCATCAGTGTTCAG GTAAATGCTGGTCCTCTCGCTTACGCCAGAGCCTTCCTCGACGACACCAGTGCCAAGAAATTTCCTGACAACAAGGTCAAACAGCTCAAAGAGGTGTTCAG GCAGTTTGTGGATGCCTGCGGTCAGGCGCTGGGAGTGAACGAGCAGCTGATCAAAGAGGACCAGCAGGAGTATC